The Microbacterium oleivorans genome contains the following window.
CAGCTCATCGTCATCCCGCTCTTCCCGGTGCTCTTCGCCTTCACCGGCGGGGTCGACGGCTTCATGTTCCTCGTCTCGCCGATCCTCGCCGCCCTCGTCATGGCGGCGGTCAGCTACGCCGACATCTCGTACGACGGTTCCGCCTTCGGCACCACCCTCGCCACCGGGATCGCCGGGCGTGCCGACCGTTGGGGTCGCGTGCTGGGTGCCGCGTGCGTCGGCGTTCCGCTGATCGTCGTCATGACGATCGCGACCGCCGTGCTCGCGGGTGACGCCGCGCACCTGCCGGCCGTGCTGGGCGCCGCCTTGGGGATCCTGCTGGCCGGCTACGGAGCCTGCGCGGTGTCGTCCGCACTCATCGTGGTGCCGGTACCGGCACCCGGCGACAGCCCCTTCAAGAGCACGCCGGGGCAGAACTCGGTCGTGGGTCTGCTGGTCTTCGCCGTCTGGGGTGCCGTGCTCGTCCTCGGCTCGCCGGCGATCGTCCTGGCGATCGTGAACGCTGCGACCGGCGATCAGCTGTGGGGCTGGGCGGCGCTGGCCGTCGGCGTCGTCTTCGGCGCCGTGGTGACGATCGCCGGGGTCTTCCTCGGCGGACGCACGCTGGAGCGGACCGGGCCCGACCTGTTCATGCGCATCAAGGCGTTCCCCACCTGATCGGCGGTCATCGGTAGCGGCGGCCCTCGTCGCGTCGGTACAGCCGTACGGCGAGGGCACCGAGCACGAGCGTCCAGGCGACGACCCCGACGCCGGCCCAGAGGGGCACCTCGGTGCCCGTCGCCGTACCGACGACGATCTCGCGTGCCTGGCGGATGGGGAGGAACGCCGAGGCGGTGTCGAGCCACGCGGGGAACAGCTGCGGGGGAAGGAAGAGCCCGCCGCCGAAGGCCAGCAGGAACAGTGCGACCTGCGTGACCGCGATGGCGGCCTTGGGCCCGGTGGTGATTCCGATGATCGCGCCGATCAGCATCGGCGGCAGGGCCGTGACGATGACGAGAGCGATCGCGGCGACCAGTCGCAGGGGCTCGGGGCGGGCGCTCGTGAACAGGCCGCCCACGAGCAGCAGCGGAACCATGGCGACGGTCGCGATCGCGAGGGTCGCCAGTATGAGCGCGCCGATACGGGCCAACGGGCTCCCGGGCAGAGTGCGCAGATACGGCGCCCACGGCTTGGCGCGCTGCTCGGCGAGCTCGAGGCCGACCGAGAACAGTCCCGACGACATGTAGGCGAACACGATCATGGACGCGACGGCGGCCGTGGCGAATGCGCTGTCGTCGACGACGACACGCTGCGGGAGCACGAACAGGCACAGCGCGAGGGTGGGGAACACGATCGAGCCGATGACGGCGATCGGCACCCGCGCCGTCTCGACGAGGTTGTACTTCGTCGCGGTCAGGGTGAGGGCGAGAGCGGACATCAGGCGGCCTTCCCGGTTCGGGCGGTCTTGTCGGTCAGGGTGAGGAACGCCTCTTCGAGCGTCGCGCCGCGCACCGCGAGGTCGGCGAACGGGAGTCCCCGCTCGACCAGCGCGCGGACGAGGGCGTCGGAGTCTCCTACGACCGCCGTCACGACGTCGTCGTCGACGGTGACGGATGCCGCCGGGTCGAGGCGCCGGATGTCGTCGGCCTCGACGCCGCGCAGGCTCACGCGCCGGCGGGCCACGCTCGCGACGACCGCGTCGAGCGTGTCGTCGGTGCGGACGACACCGTCATCGATGACGACGACGCGCTGCGCGAGCTGTTCGATCTCCTCGAGGTGATGGCTCGTCACGACGACGGCGCACCCCGCCGCGTGCCGCGCGCGGACGGCATCCCACAGCGCACGACGAGCGTCGACGTCGAGTCCCGTCGTGGGCTCGTCGAGGAGCACGAGCTCGGGGTCGCCCACGAAGGCGAGTGCGACGGCGACCCGCCGCTGCTGGCCGCCGGACAGGCCACCGCACTGCTGACGCAGCACCGGGCCGAGGTCGAACTCCTCGATGATGCGCGAGCGCGCGGCGGGCGCGGGGAAGTGCGCCGCGACGAAGTCGAGCACCTCGCCGACCCGCAGGGCGTCGGGGAGCGCGGTCGCCTGAGGCGTCGAGCCGAGGCGCACGCGTGAGGCGGCATCCCGGGGGTCGCCCCCGAACACGCGCACCTCGCCGCTCGTGGGAGCGCGCAGCCCCTCGACGAGCGAGAGCAGGGTCGTCTTGCCGGCGCCGTTGGGACCGAGCAGGCCGACGCACTCGCCGGCGTCGACGTCGAGGCTGATCCCGCCGAGCGCGACGGTGTCGCCGAAGCGCTTCACGAGATCGCGCGTGCTGATGAGGGCGGTCATGATCCTCCTCCGAGAAGGTCGAGCAGGTGGGTCCGATAGACGCGGAACGCGGCGCGCCCGGCCGGGGTGAGGGCGACGTAGGTGACGGGCTTGCGCCCCGCGAAGGCCTTGGTCGTCTCCACGTAGCCGGCGGCCTCGAGCTTGCCGAGGTGGGTGGTGAGGTTGCCGGCGGTCATGCCGAGCAGCTTCTGCAGCAACGGAAAGGTGAGCTCGTCGCCGTCGGCGAGGGCCTCGTTCAGGGCCGTGACGATGCGCAGCCGCGCGGGCGCGTGGATGACGGGATCGAGCTCTGTCATCGTCGGCCCTCGGCGGGGATGACGCCGCGCAGCATGAGGGTCGCCACCACCACCATCGCAAGGGGGCCGACCGTCGCGTAGACGAGGTAGTTGGTCGGCGTTCCGGCGTACGACGCGACGATCGCCGTGACGATCATCACGATGCCCAGCGCGTACTGCACGGGGGAGCGCACGAGAGCGCCCCCGGCGAGGTACAGGATGCCCACGATGAGCACGAACAGCGCCGGCGTCGTCACGGCCATCGTGGTGGCATCCGCCCCCGTGCGCTGGATGGCCCCGATGAGAAGACCGGCACCCGTCATCGACAGCGTCCACGACCACCCGTACATGGCGCCCGAGAGGCGCGAGGGGCCGCGCGTGCCGACCCCCGATCGCACGCCCGCGACCACCGAGACGACGATGGCGCTGACCGTGGCGACCCCGAAGACGATCCACGCGGGCGCCGCCGGGATGCGCAGCCACGGGTTGCCGCCGCCGACGTCGGCGCTCCAGATGGCGCCGAACCCGATCGCCCATGCCGCGGCCCAGGTGATGAGCATCGTGGCATAGCTGCGGTTGGCCCAGTGCACCGTGCGCCGCCGCTGCTGCTGCATCAGCGCGAGCATCGCCGCGGGGTCGGCCTGCTGTTCGTCGGAAGGATCGGTGCTCATGCAAAGTAGTTTGCAGTTCAAACCTGAGGATGTCAACGTCCGCGGATTTGCCCGGGGGCGTCCGGGCCCGCTACTGTCGCCCCATGTCTTCGGCTCTGCAGCGCACCGTCACGGTGTTCCGCGCGCGCCGACGTCTGGGCGACCGCCGACGTTAGGCGACCCCGTACGCTCCCGCCCACGCGGTCGAGCGTGTGGAGTCGCCGCCGCCGGTCCCCGTCACCGATGAGGTGACGTCATCCCAGACAATAAGGTGGAAGCCATGCCCCTCTCCGTCGCCGTCTCCGGCGCTTCCGGCTACGCGGGAGGCGAGATCCTGCGCCTGCTCGCCGCCCACCCCGAGGTCGAGATCCGCACGGTCACCGCGCACTCCAACGCCGGTCAGCCGCTCATCGACCACCAACCGCACCTGCGGTCGCTGCGGCACCTGACCCTGCAACCCTCGACGCCCGAGGTGCTCACCGGACACGACATCGTCTTCCTGGCGCTGCCGCACGGTCAGTCCGGAGCCTTCACCGACGCGCTCACGGGCACCTCGCTCGTGATCGACGCCGGCGCCGATCACCGGCTCACCTCCGCCGACGACTGGGCGGCCTTCTACGGCGGCGCCTTCCACGATCCGTGGGCCTACGGCGTCCCCGAGCTGCCCGTCGCCGGAGGTTCCGCCGGCACCAAGCAGCGCGACCGGCTCGTCGGTGCCTCGCGCATCGCGGCA
Protein-coding sequences here:
- a CDS encoding ABC transporter permease — protein: MSALALTLTATKYNLVETARVPIAVIGSIVFPTLALCLFVLPQRVVVDDSAFATAAVASMIVFAYMSSGLFSVGLELAEQRAKPWAPYLRTLPGSPLARIGALILATLAIATVAMVPLLLVGGLFTSARPEPLRLVAAIALVIVTALPPMLIGAIIGITTGPKAAIAVTQVALFLLAFGGGLFLPPQLFPAWLDTASAFLPIRQAREIVVGTATGTEVPLWAGVGVVAWTLVLGALAVRLYRRDEGRRYR
- a CDS encoding ABC transporter ATP-binding protein, with protein sequence MTALISTRDLVKRFGDTVALGGISLDVDAGECVGLLGPNGAGKTTLLSLVEGLRAPTSGEVRVFGGDPRDAASRVRLGSTPQATALPDALRVGEVLDFVAAHFPAPAARSRIIEEFDLGPVLRQQCGGLSGGQQRRVAVALAFVGDPELVLLDEPTTGLDVDARRALWDAVRARHAAGCAVVVTSHHLEEIEQLAQRVVVIDDGVVRTDDTLDAVVASVARRRVSLRGVEADDIRRLDPAASVTVDDDVVTAVVGDSDALVRALVERGLPFADLAVRGATLEEAFLTLTDKTARTGKAA
- a CDS encoding transcriptional regulator, producing the protein MTELDPVIHAPARLRIVTALNEALADGDELTFPLLQKLLGMTAGNLTTHLGKLEAAGYVETTKAFAGRKPVTYVALTPAGRAAFRVYRTHLLDLLGGGS